TTATTCGTGCTGCCGAGGACGGAGAGCGTCTGGGTACGCGCGCCCCAACCCGAGGGCAGGTCGAGGACGACGTGGCCGAGTGTCTGGGCTGCGCCGAGGTCCACGGTGAGCGTCGTCGGCCAGGCGCCGTCGGTGCCTTCCCAGTAAGTGCCCGCGCTTCCGTCGACGGCGCTTGAGGCCGCGTAGTAGCTCGACCAGGTGCTGCTCGCGGTCGCGGACTTGTTCAACGCCAGGTCCGGGTTCGGCTGGCCCATCACCTGGAGCTCCCCGACCTGAGCGCCGTTCTGGACGTTGTTCGCGGTGAGACTCAGCTCCACGTACCGGTCCGAGGCACCGGACGGCAGGCTGATCGTCACCGCGTCGCCCGTCGACGGGTTGAAGGTGTAAGTCGCGGAACCGACGAGCGTCGTCCACGTATTGTCATCCGTGCTGCCGAGGACGGAGAGCGTCTGGGTACGTGTACCCCAGCCCGAAGGCAGGTCGAGGACGACCGAGCTGATCGAGTCGGTGGCGCCCAGGTCCACGGCGAGGGTCGCCGGCCAGGCTCCATCCGTGCTCTCCCAGTAGGTGGCAGCGTTTCCGTCGACCGCGTTCGTCGCCGGGAACCCCGACGTCGCGCTGCTCGCGGTGATCGGCTGGCTCAGAGCCAGATTCACCGGCGCCGCAGTGCCTCCGGTGCCCGTGCCGGACAAAGCCACCGTCAGGGTGCTGTTAGTGGCGTTGCTCGTGACGGTCACGGCTCCGCTCGCCGCGCCGTTGGCGGTGGGCGTGAAGGTCACGCTCACCGCGCAGCCGGCACCTGCGGCAAGCGAGGTGCCGCAGGTGTTCGTCTGGGCGAAGACGCCGCCGGCCGCGATGGCGGAGATGGACGCCGCTGCTGTGCCGGTGTTGTGGATGGTCACGCTCTGGGCCGCGCTGGTCGAGCCAACGTTCTCGTTCCCGAAGGAGAGCGAGGACGGTGAGGCCGTGAGCGAGGCGCTGGAGCCGGACGAACCGGAGCCGGGGAAGATCTCGAACTCGGCCAGCTGCGCTGCGGTCCATCCGGTGTTGGCAGTGAAGGACAGCTGCAGGTACTGCTCGTTCGTCCCGGACGGAAGGTTGAAGCTGACGGTGTTTCCGGTAGACGGGTCGAAGGTGTAGGCGGCCGAGGGCACCAGCGTGCTGTAGCTGCTGCCGTTGGTGGAGCCGAGGACCGAGAGCGTCTCGTTGCGCGTCGTCCACGAGCTCGACGGCGGCAGTTCGAGGGTGACCGAGCCGAGCGCCGTCGCGGATCCCAGGTTCGCGGTCAGCGTCTGCGGGTAGGCCGCGCCGTCCGCGCTCTCCCAGTACGTGCTGGTGTCGCCGTCGTTCGCGTTGCCTGCGGCGTACCCGGAGGCCGAGGCGCCGGCCGACAGGGTGGCTGACGCGGCCAGGTTGGTGCTCGCGGTGACGCCGGTGCCGTTGAGGGTGGCCCCGATCGGTGTGGAGGTGGCGCTGTTCGCCACGGCTAGTTCGCCGCTCTGCACTCCGCCGCTGGTCGGCGCGAAGGTGACCGAGGCCGTGCAGGATGCGCCGGCTGCCAGCACGCTGCCGCAGGTGTTGGTCTGCTTGAACGCGCCGCTTGCGGTGACGGAGGAGATCGCCAGGGCCGACGATCCCGGGTTGGTGATGGTGACGGTCTGCGCCGCGCTGGTCGAACCCGAACTCACGTAACCGAAGGTCAGGCTGGTCGGGCTGATCGTCGGCGGGGTGGTGACGGTGTTGCCGCCGGTGCTGCCGATCAGCTGCACGGTGACCGGACCGGGCTGGCTGCTCGGGATCGTGAGCGTCCCGGTGGTGATGCCGGAAGCCGGGGCGGTGAAGGAGACATCGACCATGCAGTAGGAGTTCGTGTCGGAGACCGCGGCGGCGTCCAGGCTCGATCCGCACGGGTTGGTCGAGTCCTTCGACACGGTGAATCCGCTGCTCGAGGTGATCGTGCCGAGGGTGGTCGCGGCGCTGGAGGTGTTCATGACCGCGATCCGCTGGGTGGCGGACGCCTGCCCGACGCTCGCTCCCGAGAAGGTGGTCACGCCGGGATATGCCCACACCGCGCTGGAAGTCGGCATCTGGCAGACCGAGCCGCTGAGTCCGGAGTTGCCGCTGCCCTGGCTGAGCGTGAATCCGCTGCCGCAGCTGAAGATCCCGGCGACGCCCACGCCGGTGGCCGTCGTTCCGGAGACCGTCGCCGAGCCGGGCGCCTGGTCCTGGAAGACGAAGGTGCCGACGTTCGTGACGGTGTTGTTCGTGAAGACCACGCCGTTCACGCTGTTGCCGCTGCTCGGCGCGTCGAGCGTCGCAGAGCCCGAGTACGCGTTGGAGTTCTGGAACATGAACGCCTCGTATGGGCTGTCCTTGATCGTGTTGCCCGTGATGTCGATCGTCGCGTTGATGCTCCCCTCCTTCGGATAGATCCAGATCGCGCCGGTGCCGTAGTCCCAGCCCGGGTCGAACTGGCCGGTGCGCAGGAACTCGTTGCCGCTGACGGTGAGGGTGCCGGAGAACGCGACGGAACCGTAGTTCTGCGAGATCTCCATGCCGCCGCCGAACTGCACGGTGTCCTGCAGGAGGTTGTTCGTGATCTGATCGCCGGATCCGCCGCCGTAGACGCCGAGGTTGTTCGCCAGCCCCGGCGAGTCGACGGTGTTCTGGGCGACGGTGTCGCCGGTGTTCGCCGCGGCGGCCGACCACAGCGCGATGCCGTCGTCGCCGGAGTTGCGGACGAAGTTGTTCTGGATCGTCGAGCCGGTCACGGCGCCGTCGAGGGCGTAGAGGTTCATCCCGTCGGCGGTCAGATCCTGGAAGCGGCTGTTCTCGACGGTCAGGCCGTTGGCCGGCCCGATGTCGTAGACACCTGATTTTTCGTTCTGGACCCACACGTCGTTGATCGTCGAGCTCGAGAAGCCGCCTTGGAACGCGGTGTAGTCAGAGCTCGAGTTCTCCCGGTCGGAGACCTGCCCGAAGACCGACAGGTTCGAGATGCTCACGTTCGTGCTGGCCGGGTTCTCGTTTCCGGCGAACTCGACGTTGGATCCGGTGAGCGTGGTGTACCACTCCCCCGCCCCCTCGATCGTCACGTTGTCCACGCTCAGCGGGGAGCCGACTTTATACGTGCCCTGCGGAAGGTAGAGCCCCTTGCCGGCCGCGGATGCCGCGTTGATCGCGGACTGGAGGGCGCTGGTGGAGTCGTTCACGCCGGTCGGATCCGCGTTGTACGGCGAGGCGGTCGCGCTGAGATAGCCGGTGGGCTGGGCGATCGCGGCGGCGACGGTCTCGAAGTCGGCGGTGTTGATCGCGTACCAGGGGGCGTTGTCCCCGGCATCGACCTGCAGCTTGACGACCGTACCCTGCGGGAGAGTCGACGAGAACTGATAACGCACGTCGTCGTAGAAGTCGTGCGGCACCTCGGAGCCGGTGTTCCCGCCGCCCGGCACACCGACGCTCGGCGTATTCGAGTACGGATACGCGCCGTACAGCCAGGAGTAGTCGGAGGTGAGGGAGAGCGCGGTGGCCAGAGTGCCGTCGACGTAGAGGTCGAGCGGCTGGGTCATGCCGCCGCCGGTCGCGGAGTCGGGGATGGCGTAGTGGAGGTCCACCGCGTTCGCGGCGGAGGTGAGGGTGAACGAGACGTACTTTCCGCTGCCGATCAGCTCGACGGCCTGCCGGCCGGTCGCCTCGGACTGGAGCGAGCCGTACTGGTAGTCGA
This genomic window from Actinospica robiniae DSM 44927 contains:
- a CDS encoding discoidin domain-containing protein; protein product: MTNPRARSRFRLLATVAATLLAAPVYALAGASAAHAATTTPGASTPFTEYLAATQAATNGTVLPVDYQYGSLQSEATGRQAVELIGSGKYVSFTLTSAANAVDLHYAIPDSATGGGMTQPLDLYVDGTLATALSLTSDYSWLYGAYPYSNTPSVGVPGGGNTGSEVPHDFYDDVRYQFSSTLPQGTVVKLQVDAGDNAPWYAINTADFETVAAAIAQPTGYLSATASPYNADPTGVNDSTSALQSAINAASAAGKGLYLPQGTYKVGSPLSVDNVTIEGAGEWYTTLTGSNVEFAGNENPASTNVSISNLSVFGQVSDRENSSSDYTAFQGGFSSSTINDVWVQNEKSGVYDIGPANGLTVENSRFQDLTADGMNLYALDGAVTGSTIQNNFVRNSGDDGIALWSAAAANTGDTVAQNTVDSPGLANNLGVYGGGSGDQITNNLLQDTVQFGGGMEISQNYGSVAFSGTLTVSGNEFLRTGQFDPGWDYGTGAIWIYPKEGSINATIDITGNTIKDSPYEAFMFQNSNAYSGSATLDAPSSGNSVNGVVFTNNTVTNVGTFVFQDQAPGSATVSGTTATGVGVAGIFSCGSGFTLSQGSGNSGLSGSVCQMPTSSAVWAYPGVTTFSGASVGQASATQRIAVMNTSSAATTLGTITSSSGFTVSKDSTNPCGSSLDAAAVSDTNSYCMVDVSFTAPASGITTGTLTIPSSQPGPVTVQLIGSTGGNTVTTPPTISPTSLTFGYVSSGSTSAAQTVTITNPGSSALAISSVTASGAFKQTNTCGSVLAAGASCTASVTFAPTSGGVQSGELAVANSATSTPIGATLNGTGVTASTNLAASATLSAGASASGYAAGNANDGDTSTYWESADGAAYPQTLTANLGSATALGSVTLELPPSSSWTTRNETLSVLGSTNGSSYSTLVPSAAYTFDPSTGNTVSFNLPSGTNEQYLQLSFTANTGWTAAQLAEFEIFPGSGSSGSSASLTASPSSLSFGNENVGSTSAAQSVTIHNTGTAAASISAIAAGGVFAQTNTCGTSLAAGAGCAVSVTFTPTANGAASGAVTVTSNATNSTLTVALSGTGTGGTAAPVNLALSQPITASSATSGFPATNAVDGNAATYWESTDGAWPATLAVDLGATDSISSVVLDLPSGWGTRTQTLSVLGSTDDNTWTTLVGSATYTFNPSTGDAVTISLPSGASDRYVELSLTANNVQNGAQVGELQVMGQPNPDLALNKSATASSTWSSYYAASSAVDGSAGTYWEGTDGAWPTTLTVDLGAAQTLGHVVLDLPSGWGARTQTLSVLGSTNNSTWTTLVGSATYTFNPSTGDEVTISLPHGTSDRYVELSFTANSVQNGAQVAEFAVYAQ